In a genomic window of Candidatus Eremiobacterota bacterium:
- a CDS encoding HEPN domain-containing protein, producing the protein MTEENKKLNVQFEWERAGESIRAAEVLLSQDLWADTVSKAYYGMFHLARALLFSLGMEAKTHGGMVHLMSMHLVRTGELPSSMVQDFSLMQKRREDADYQVAMRFERSNALEARELLLRFRKETETFLRLKGYL; encoded by the coding sequence GTGACGGAAGAGAATAAAAAGCTGAATGTGCAGTTTGAATGGGAGAGGGCCGGGGAATCGATTCGGGCTGCAGAGGTGCTGCTGAGCCAGGATTTGTGGGCTGACACGGTCTCAAAGGCATACTATGGAATGTTTCATCTTGCGAGGGCATTATTATTCTCCCTTGGTATGGAGGCAAAAACCCATGGCGGTATGGTGCACCTCATGAGCATGCACCTGGTGCGGACGGGAGAGCTCCCTTCATCGATGGTGCAGGATTTCAGTCTTATGCAGAAGCGCCGCGAGGACGCGGATTACCAGGTGGCCATGCGATTCGAGAGAAGCAATGCCCTTGAAGCCCGCGAGCTGCTTCTGAGATTTAGAAAAGAGACGGAGACATTTCTCAGGTTGAAAGGGTACCTCTAG
- a CDS encoding nucleotidyltransferase domain-containing protein, with translation MNELSRLTPFEHHIAAEFARRVRERKGKRILLMKVFGSRARGEARADSDLDILVLLDEMSLPDSREICAVATDLLLEKELPFQISPRVMTKAHFEEIMSRELLFPKEVERDGITV, from the coding sequence ATGAATGAGCTTTCACGCCTGACACCCTTCGAGCATCATATCGCGGCAGAGTTCGCGCGGCGGGTACGTGAGCGCAAGGGGAAGAGAATTCTTCTGATGAAAGTATTCGGCTCAAGGGCAAGAGGCGAGGCGAGAGCCGATTCTGATCTTGACATACTGGTGCTCCTGGATGAGATGAGCCTTCCGGACAGCCGCGAGATATGCGCTGTTGCCACTGACCTGCTGCTGGAGAAGGAGCTTCCCTTCCAGATATCCCCGAGAGTGATGACAAAAGCTCATTTTGAGGAGATTATGTCGAGGGAGCTGCTGTTCCCGAAAGAAGTGGAAAGAGACGGTATCACGGTGTGA